One stretch of Limnohabitans sp. DNA includes these proteins:
- a CDS encoding heme-binding protein, whose protein sequence is MAVEEPRYTVLVSEPPFEVRRYAAFTVAQTQITGDFDAASRNGFRRIASYIFGDNVQAEVGAQRKISMTAPVTVAPESEGWRVHFVMPSAESMQTLPKPLNPQIQLRPVAEHETVAVRFSGFTTQTSIQEQTERLKAWAKTKNLKLSPTAQVARYDDPFTLPWNRRNEILIDLMP, encoded by the coding sequence ATGGCCGTTGAAGAACCGCGTTACACGGTGCTGGTCTCTGAGCCACCTTTTGAGGTGCGCCGCTACGCCGCCTTCACGGTGGCGCAAACCCAAATCACTGGCGACTTTGACGCTGCCAGCCGCAACGGCTTTCGGCGCATCGCGTCTTATATTTTTGGCGACAACGTCCAGGCCGAGGTGGGCGCTCAGCGCAAGATCTCGATGACAGCACCCGTCACCGTTGCCCCCGAGTCAGAGGGTTGGCGCGTGCACTTTGTGATGCCATCTGCCGAAAGCATGCAAACCTTGCCCAAGCCACTGAACCCCCAGATTCAGCTGCGCCCTGTGGCCGAGCACGAGACGGTGGCCGTGCGCTTTAGTGGTTTCACCACGCAGACCAGCATTCAAGAGCAAACTGAGCGGCTAAAGGCTTGGGCCAAAACCAAAAACCTCAAGCTCAGCCCCACGGCCCAAGTGGCCCGCTACGACGATCCGTTCACCTTGCCGTGGAACCGCCGCAACGAGATCTTGATTGACCTGATGCCCTGA
- a CDS encoding DUF533 domain-containing protein, with protein sequence MINAPTQQALLAIMVHAAMADGDKSQAERDFVRDLSLQLDEQGGAKQLAQAVQAALLGRLSAQQAAAQLQDPMHRQLAYEWATAVCHADGLCSPAEAAFLQRLKTDLQMGKSEAEPEATTHTQALARAAYAEEAAAPLHAPAAVAAQPSAPTAPTALAAAPAAPAVDNAAIDRSILNYAILNGALELLPQSWASMAIIPLQIKMVYRMGQAHGVSLDQGHIKEFIAAAGVGLTSQYIEEFGRKLLGGLIGKAGGKLLGGLTSQATGMAFSFASTYALGHLAKRYYAGGRVMSTDLLRQTYQGLLGSGKTLQQQHLGDIRARASTLDAGEVMRMVRG encoded by the coding sequence ATGATCAACGCCCCCACCCAACAAGCACTTTTGGCCATCATGGTTCACGCCGCCATGGCCGATGGCGACAAGTCTCAAGCCGAGCGCGACTTTGTGCGCGACCTGTCTTTGCAGCTCGACGAGCAAGGCGGTGCCAAGCAACTGGCCCAAGCCGTGCAGGCGGCGCTGTTGGGGCGTTTGTCAGCGCAGCAAGCCGCCGCGCAACTGCAAGACCCGATGCACCGCCAACTGGCCTATGAATGGGCCACCGCCGTGTGCCATGCCGACGGCTTGTGCAGCCCGGCTGAAGCCGCGTTTTTGCAGCGCCTCAAAACCGACCTGCAAATGGGCAAGTCCGAAGCCGAGCCCGAGGCCACAACGCACACCCAGGCCTTGGCCCGAGCCGCTTATGCCGAAGAAGCCGCCGCACCGCTGCACGCCCCGGCCGCCGTCGCTGCCCAGCCCAGTGCACCTACCGCCCCCACCGCACTTGCTGCAGCCCCCGCTGCGCCTGCCGTAGACAACGCCGCCATCGACCGCTCCATCCTCAACTACGCCATCTTGAACGGCGCACTGGAGTTGCTGCCCCAGTCGTGGGCGTCCATGGCCATCATTCCGCTGCAAATCAAAATGGTTTACCGCATGGGCCAGGCCCATGGCGTGTCACTCGACCAAGGCCACATCAAAGAGTTCATTGCCGCTGCGGGCGTGGGCCTGACTTCGCAATACATCGAAGAGTTTGGCCGCAAGCTATTGGGTGGTTTGATCGGCAAGGCTGGCGGCAAACTGCTGGGTGGCCTGACCAGCCAAGCCACGGGCATGGCGTTTTCGTTTGCCAGCACCTACGCGCTCGGCCATTTGGCCAAACGCTATTACGCAGGCGGTCGCGTCATGTCCACCGACTTGCTGCGACAAACCTACCAAGGCCTTTTGGGCAGTGGCAAAACACTGCAACAACAGCACTTGGGTGACATCCGGGCCCGCGCGTCCACTTTGGACGCAGGCGAGGTGATGCGCATGGTCCGGGGCTGA
- the thiE gene encoding thiamine phosphate synthase, translated as MNTSTDIAQTLVRLHAGMLAGEPRTENFASQDQQAGWDAEHAGVLQACRWLGFLEHDALCVARAWHQQSQRTGHFSTTDWPTDPQDFGIPTGPREQAFTACPRALGLYAVLPDAQWIARMAQTGVKTLQLRFKSEDQNAVRQEVRSAIQAVQDTNTLLFINDHWQIAIEEGAYGVHLGQEDLEDAPLKSLRLAGLRLGLSTHGYAEMCRADAANPSYLALGAIFPTTLKRMATAPQGLSRLKAYAALMRHHPLVAIGGIDEARIPAVMQSGVGSIAVVRAITGSSQPEQAVRTLQQLIEGKL; from the coding sequence ATGAACACCAGCACCGACATTGCACAGACCCTGGTTCGGCTTCATGCGGGCATGCTGGCTGGAGAACCCCGGACCGAAAACTTCGCATCCCAAGACCAGCAAGCCGGCTGGGACGCGGAACATGCCGGGGTGTTGCAAGCCTGCCGCTGGCTGGGCTTTTTAGAACACGATGCCCTGTGTGTGGCCCGGGCTTGGCACCAACAAAGTCAGCGTACCGGGCATTTTTCAACGACCGACTGGCCCACCGATCCGCAAGACTTTGGCATCCCGACCGGCCCCAGAGAACAGGCGTTTACCGCCTGCCCACGCGCCCTCGGCCTTTATGCGGTACTGCCTGATGCGCAATGGATCGCTCGCATGGCCCAAACCGGGGTCAAGACCCTTCAGTTGCGCTTCAAATCCGAGGACCAGAACGCCGTTCGACAAGAAGTGCGCAGCGCCATTCAAGCCGTGCAGGACACAAACACCCTGCTGTTCATCAATGACCACTGGCAAATCGCCATCGAAGAGGGGGCCTATGGCGTGCATCTGGGCCAAGAAGACCTCGAAGATGCGCCCCTGAAATCGCTTCGCCTGGCGGGTCTGCGCCTGGGACTGAGTACGCACGGCTATGCCGAAATGTGCCGCGCCGATGCCGCCAACCCCAGCTATCTGGCCTTGGGTGCGATCTTTCCGACCACCCTCAAACGCATGGCCACCGCACCACAAGGCCTGTCGCGCTTGAAAGCCTACGCCGCGCTGATGCGTCACCACCCGCTGGTGGCCATTGGCGGCATCGACGAGGCGCGCATCCCTGCGGTCATGCAAAGCGGTGTGGGCTCTATTGCCGTGGTACGGGCCATCACAGGATCGAGCCAACCAGAACAAGCTGTTCGCACCTTACAACAACTGATCGAAGGCAAACTTTAA
- a CDS encoding DUF4113 domain-containing protein → MHELQEAITEFACRAAEKLRKQNSHTGQLMAFIRTSPFREKDPQYSRSASIPLPSPTSDSAHITQTACAILKHIYRPGYPYAKAGVMLMDLQPATRQQLTLDLDADMPENRIRLMQAMDQINRRYGRGSLVLGSAGGIGAQPVWGMKQNFKTPAYTTDWQRLLTVQNDVRLPPAAHQSLVSGARRRA, encoded by the coding sequence CTGCACGAACTGCAAGAAGCCATCACCGAATTTGCCTGCCGCGCCGCCGAAAAACTGCGCAAACAAAACAGCCACACCGGCCAACTGATGGCCTTCATCCGCACCAGCCCCTTCCGAGAAAAAGACCCCCAATACAGCCGCAGTGCCAGCATCCCCCTGCCCAGCCCCACCAGCGACAGCGCCCACATCACCCAAACGGCCTGCGCCATCCTGAAACACATCTACCGCCCCGGCTACCCATACGCCAAAGCTGGCGTGATGCTGATGGACCTGCAACCGGCCACCCGCCAACAACTGACGCTGGACCTGGATGCCGACATGCCCGAAAACCGCATCCGCCTGATGCAAGCCATGGACCAAATCAACCGCCGCTATGGACGCGGCAGCCTGGTGCTGGGCAGCGCGGGGGGCATTGGGGCACAGCCGGTTTGGGGGATGAAGCAAAACTTCAAGACCCCCGCGTACACCACCGATTGGCAGCGCCTCTTGACCGTGCAAAACGACGTGCGCCTGCCCCCTGCGGCGCACCAGAGCCTGGTGTCAGGCGCGCGCCGCAGGGCCTGA
- a CDS encoding type II toxin-antitoxin system RelE/ParE family toxin: MTQPIFRVEWRPMAREDLRAIVRYIGKDNPTRAQSFGQELRDKTGMLAQHPQLGRQGRPGLPEWLRELVVHPNYIVFYRVLTESRTVEILRVKHAAQRMP; encoded by the coding sequence ATGACGCAGCCGATTTTTCGCGTTGAATGGCGTCCGATGGCCCGCGAAGACTTGCGCGCCATCGTGCGCTACATCGGCAAGGACAACCCCACGCGAGCCCAGAGCTTCGGCCAAGAATTGCGCGACAAAACCGGGATGCTGGCACAGCACCCACAGCTTGGCCGACAAGGCCGGCCGGGTTTGCCAGAATGGTTGCGCGAACTGGTGGTGCACCCGAACTACATCGTGTTTTACCGCGTGCTGACCGAGAGCCGAACCGTCGAAATTTTGCGGGTGAAACACGCAGCACAACGAATGCCGTGA
- a CDS encoding restriction endonuclease → MSEKSLFAVLLRSPWWISFVLVAVIALVAGALLPKEYAGVGMLGGFPFFVIGCMALWRQRHLPSPAKVEKALQAFSSMGWRDFAAVLEGTFSRQGYTVTPLQGAADLQLEKKGVLTVVSAKRWKAAAMGVEPLRDLVAQRDALEASHCVCISLGQVSAKAAEFAAQNRITLIAGVDLVVLAADCLAAQS, encoded by the coding sequence ATGTCAGAGAAGTCCTTGTTCGCGGTGTTGCTGCGTTCGCCGTGGTGGATCAGTTTTGTACTGGTGGCCGTGATCGCCTTGGTGGCAGGGGCCTTGTTACCCAAAGAATATGCGGGTGTCGGCATGTTGGGGGGCTTTCCGTTTTTTGTCATTGGCTGCATGGCTTTGTGGCGACAGCGCCATTTGCCCAGCCCTGCCAAGGTCGAAAAAGCCTTGCAAGCCTTCTCCAGCATGGGCTGGCGTGATTTTGCGGCCGTGCTGGAAGGCACCTTTAGCCGTCAGGGATACACCGTGACCCCTTTGCAGGGCGCGGCTGACCTGCAGTTGGAAAAAAAGGGTGTACTCACGGTGGTCAGCGCCAAGCGCTGGAAAGCCGCCGCCATGGGCGTTGAGCCCCTGCGCGATTTGGTCGCTCAGCGCGACGCCCTTGAGGCCAGCCATTGCGTGTGCATCAGCTTGGGGCAAGTCAGTGCCAAAGCCGCTGAATTTGCTGCGCAAAATCGCATCACATTGATCGCCGGTGTCGATCTGGTGGTCCTGGCGGCCGATTGTCTGGCGGCACAGAGTTGA
- a CDS encoding FAD-binding oxidoreductase, whose translation MSHADVVIVGSGVMGAATAYWLTRLQPGLKVTLVESDTRYEKASSSLSASSIRQQFTCPVNIRLSQFGIAFLREAEQHLGLPDHPVVLGLQEPGYLYLAQHEQTAALQTAHQIQKQAGADVALFGPEALRQRYPWLNVDDVALGSLGLSGEGWFDGPALHQAFLKKAMAQGVQRLHDRVVGLDHTATQITAVRLASGGSLPCGQLVNAAGPWAGAVAAMAGVHLPVEAARRTVFVLSCPEPLPQCPLLIDPTGWWLRPEGRFLITGAEPLHTEADLPLEPNWSEWNDEQWASLAHRIPALAALRVERAWAGYYEMNTFDHNAVIGPHPELGNLYFINGFSGHGMQHAAGAGLALAEWMLLGQAKIIDVKELGFERLVQNRPLRELAVIG comes from the coding sequence ATGAGCCACGCCGATGTGGTGATCGTGGGCAGCGGCGTGATGGGCGCAGCCACGGCCTATTGGTTGACCCGCTTGCAGCCGGGCCTCAAAGTCACGCTGGTCGAGTCAGACACGCGTTACGAAAAAGCTTCGTCCTCGCTGTCGGCCAGCTCGATCCGCCAGCAATTCACCTGCCCCGTCAACATCCGACTGAGCCAATTCGGCATCGCGTTTTTGCGCGAGGCCGAACAGCACTTGGGCCTGCCCGATCACCCGGTGGTGCTGGGTTTGCAAGAGCCCGGTTACCTTTACTTGGCTCAGCACGAACAAACGGCCGCGCTGCAAACCGCGCACCAGATCCAAAAGCAAGCCGGTGCCGATGTGGCTTTGTTTGGCCCCGAGGCCCTGCGCCAGCGCTACCCCTGGCTGAATGTGGACGATGTGGCACTGGGCAGCTTGGGCTTGAGCGGCGAGGGTTGGTTTGACGGCCCTGCCCTGCACCAAGCGTTTTTGAAAAAAGCCATGGCGCAAGGCGTGCAGCGCCTGCACGACCGGGTGGTGGGCCTGGACCACACGGCCACGCAAATCACCGCAGTGCGGCTGGCCAGTGGCGGCAGCTTGCCCTGTGGGCAGCTGGTGAATGCAGCAGGGCCTTGGGCCGGTGCCGTGGCGGCCATGGCCGGGGTGCACTTGCCTGTGGAGGCGGCGCGGCGCACGGTGTTTGTGCTGTCGTGTCCCGAGCCGCTGCCGCAATGCCCTTTGCTGATCGACCCCACAGGTTGGTGGCTGCGGCCCGAGGGCCGTTTTTTGATCACTGGCGCAGAACCATTGCACACCGAGGCCGACCTGCCGCTGGAGCCAAACTGGTCGGAATGGAACGACGAGCAATGGGCGTCACTCGCGCACCGCATTCCGGCGCTGGCGGCACTGCGGGTGGAGCGGGCTTGGGCGGGTTATTACGAGATGAACACCTTCGATCACAACGCCGTGATTGGCCCGCACCCTGAGCTTGGCAACCTGTATTTCATCAACGGCTTTTCGGGCCACGGCATGCAGCATGCAGCGGGTGCTGGTTTGGCGCTGGCCGAGTGGATGCTGCTGGGCCAAGCCAAAATCATCGATGTAAAAGAGTTGGGTTTTGAGCGCCTGGTGCAAAACCGCCCACTGCGCGAGCTGGCGGTGATCGGCTGA
- a CDS encoding flavin reductase family protein, which translates to MMHFYEPHRGHGLKHDPFNSIVGPRPIGWVSSRSTSGVLNLAPYSFFNAFNYVPPVIGFSSIGRKDSLNNIEATGEFVWNLVTRDLAEVMNQTCEAVPPEVSEFDLAGLTPEPSRIVGVPRVAQSPVSFECRCTQILQLQDLEGQMVQTWMVFGQVVGIHIDQRLLPGGVYDTARAGHILRGGGPADYFSIGPEQLFKMYRPESGARDLPK; encoded by the coding sequence ATGATGCATTTTTATGAACCCCATCGGGGCCACGGTCTCAAGCACGACCCATTCAATTCGATTGTCGGTCCGCGCCCGATTGGCTGGGTGTCCAGCCGCAGCACCAGCGGTGTTTTGAACTTGGCGCCCTACAGTTTTTTCAATGCGTTCAATTACGTCCCGCCGGTGATTGGTTTTTCCAGCATTGGGCGCAAGGACTCTTTGAACAACATCGAAGCCACGGGCGAGTTTGTCTGGAATTTGGTCACCCGAGATCTGGCCGAGGTGATGAACCAGACCTGCGAGGCGGTGCCGCCCGAGGTGAGCGAGTTTGACCTGGCGGGCTTAACGCCCGAGCCTTCACGCATCGTCGGCGTGCCACGTGTGGCGCAAAGCCCGGTGAGCTTTGAATGCCGCTGCACACAAATTCTGCAACTGCAGGATCTGGAAGGTCAGATGGTCCAAACCTGGATGGTCTTTGGCCAGGTGGTCGGCATCCATATCGACCAGCGTCTGCTGCCTGGCGGGGTGTATGACACGGCCCGTGCGGGCCACATTTTGCGCGGCGGTGGCCCGGCCGATTACTTCAGCATCGGACCAGAGCAACTGTTCAAGATGTACCGCCCTGAAAGCGGTGCACGCGATCTGCCCAAGTAA
- a CDS encoding ornithine cyclodeaminase family protein — protein sequence MVHYFDEARVQQLLSVPELLQGVREALVALTLGQVVQPLRMVMPMGDASNDGLLFLKPAQLGDALSTKLITLVPGNAQKGLPTLLSTIVLMDPATGQTLAVMEGNTVTAMRTAAASAVAADALVPRTPQVVAMLGSGVLARSHAQMLRAVREVSEIRVWSPNAANAQQCAQDIGGVACASAEAAVRGADIVCTVTNASEPVLQGAWLKPGAFVAAVGAPRPTWRELDDAAMNNWVVADQREAAEKESGDVMLSGATVAAEIGEILCGRVAPPPAGTTIVFKSLGQAVEDTVAARLVYRAALAEGFRP from the coding sequence ATGGTTCATTACTTTGACGAAGCCCGCGTGCAGCAGTTGCTGAGCGTACCCGAACTGCTGCAAGGCGTGCGTGAAGCCTTGGTGGCGCTCACGCTGGGCCAGGTGGTTCAGCCACTGCGCATGGTCATGCCCATGGGCGATGCCTCAAACGATGGCCTGCTGTTTTTAAAACCCGCGCAGCTGGGCGATGCGCTCAGCACCAAACTCATCACCCTGGTGCCTGGCAACGCCCAAAAAGGTTTGCCCACCTTGCTCAGCACCATCGTGCTGATGGACCCGGCCACTGGCCAAACCCTGGCGGTCATGGAGGGCAACACCGTCACCGCCATGCGCACCGCAGCGGCGTCTGCCGTGGCGGCAGATGCCTTGGTGCCGCGCACCCCGCAGGTGGTGGCCATGCTGGGCAGCGGCGTGCTGGCCCGCAGCCACGCGCAAATGCTGCGCGCGGTGCGTGAGGTGTCCGAGATTCGGGTGTGGAGCCCGAATGCGGCCAACGCGCAGCAGTGCGCACAAGACATCGGTGGCGTGGCTTGCGCCAGCGCCGAAGCCGCGGTGCGCGGGGCTGACATCGTGTGCACCGTGACCAATGCCAGCGAGCCGGTGCTGCAAGGCGCTTGGCTCAAGCCTGGGGCCTTTGTGGCCGCTGTGGGCGCGCCCCGCCCCACCTGGCGCGAGTTGGACGATGCGGCCATGAATAACTGGGTGGTGGCCGACCAACGCGAAGCCGCAGAGAAAGAATCGGGCGATGTGATGCTGTCAGGTGCGACCGTGGCTGCGGAAATCGGTGAGATTTTGTGCGGCCGCGTGGCGCCGCCGCCTGCGGGCACCACCATCGTTTTCAAATCACTGGGCCAAGCAGTCGAAGACACCGTGGCCGCACGCTTGGTGTACCGCGCGGCTTTGGCCGAAGGCTTTAGGCCATGA
- a CDS encoding EamA family transporter, translating into MPFYALFNMMTRYLASSEHPATTQLTSAVVATLVLTPVALWQWQNPATLLEWFVMALAGLCGGIGHYFVACAHRYASAAVLGPFLYQQIIYMTLMGWLVFDQVPDLAVVLGAVVVVASGLYLLWREFQGPGEK; encoded by the coding sequence ATGCCATTTTATGCGCTCTTCAACATGATGACGCGCTACCTGGCCAGCAGCGAACACCCAGCCACCACGCAACTGACCTCGGCGGTGGTGGCCACCTTGGTGTTGACGCCTGTGGCGCTGTGGCAATGGCAAAACCCCGCCACACTGCTGGAGTGGTTCGTAATGGCGCTGGCCGGTTTGTGCGGCGGCATTGGCCACTACTTTGTGGCTTGTGCGCACCGCTATGCTTCGGCGGCGGTGTTGGGGCCGTTTTTGTACCAGCAAATCATTTACATGACCCTGATGGGTTGGCTGGTGTTTGACCAGGTGCCCGACCTGGCCGTGGTGCTGGGCGCCGTGGTGGTGGTGGCCAGCGGCCTGTATTTGCTGTGGCGCGAATTTCAAGGCCCGGGTGAGAAGTGA
- a CDS encoding glutaredoxin domain-containing protein: MTRPLLADSAIHPAIRQRIAEHHQPVIEQVQSAIAQHTVVVVGLSGNPFVGKARKALAAAGVAHEYIEFGSYFSQWRLRNALKMWTGWPTFPMVFVRGTLVGGADDLRRLIDSGELNTLLKA, from the coding sequence ATGACACGACCCCTTCTCGCCGATTCGGCCATCCACCCGGCCATCCGCCAACGCATTGCCGAACACCATCAGCCTGTGATCGAACAGGTGCAAAGCGCCATTGCCCAGCACACTGTGGTGGTGGTAGGCTTGTCGGGCAACCCTTTTGTGGGCAAAGCCCGAAAAGCGTTGGCCGCAGCGGGCGTGGCGCACGAGTACATCGAGTTCGGCAGTTACTTTTCACAATGGCGTTTGCGCAATGCGCTGAAGATGTGGACCGGCTGGCCCACGTTCCCCATGGTCTTTGTGCGCGGCACTTTGGTCGGTGGGGCCGATGACCTGCGCCGCCTGATCGACAGCGGCGAACTCAACACCTTGCTCAAAGCCTGA
- the thiS gene encoding sulfur carrier protein ThiS, whose amino-acid sequence MPEHIIQVLINQMPHRFPQGATLADAIARVDIRPPFAAAVNLQFVPRPRYPLHLLQNDDQIELIAPITGG is encoded by the coding sequence ATGCCTGAACACATCATCCAGGTGCTCATCAACCAGATGCCACACCGGTTTCCCCAAGGGGCCACCCTGGCCGATGCGATTGCGCGGGTCGACATTCGTCCCCCCTTTGCGGCTGCAGTCAACCTGCAGTTTGTCCCTCGCCCCCGATACCCCTTGCACCTGCTGCAAAATGACGACCAGATTGAATTGATTGCCCCCATCACGGGGGGCTGA
- a CDS encoding thiazole synthase, giving the protein MNTPTPVNDPLLLYGESFASRLMLGTSRYPSPSVLIEAIEQSAPAMLTASLRRQTGGGNEASQSFWNLLRQVNVPVLPNTAGCHSVQEAITTAEMAREVFATNWIKLELIGDDYTLQPDTLNLPEAAAALIRSGFKVLPYTTDDLVLCQRLVDVGCQAVMPWAAPIGTGKGPINPHALRTLRERLDVPMIVDAGLGLPSHACQVMEWGYDGVLLNTAVALAQNPARMAQAFANAVSAGRNAFLAGTMQAQDNAQPSTPVLGTPFWHQT; this is encoded by the coding sequence ATGAACACCCCCACCCCGGTCAACGACCCCTTGTTGCTTTATGGAGAAAGCTTTGCCAGCCGCTTGATGCTGGGCACCTCACGTTACCCATCGCCCAGTGTGTTGATCGAAGCCATCGAGCAGTCAGCCCCCGCGATGCTCACGGCATCACTTCGGCGACAAACCGGCGGCGGCAACGAAGCCTCGCAAAGTTTCTGGAATCTGCTGCGCCAGGTCAATGTGCCGGTCTTGCCCAACACGGCCGGCTGCCACAGCGTGCAAGAAGCCATCACCACCGCCGAAATGGCCCGCGAAGTCTTTGCAACCAACTGGATCAAGCTTGAGCTGATCGGCGACGACTACACCCTGCAGCCCGACACTCTGAACCTGCCCGAGGCCGCAGCCGCGCTCATTCGTTCAGGCTTCAAGGTTTTGCCCTACACCACCGACGACCTGGTCTTGTGCCAACGTCTGGTCGACGTCGGTTGCCAGGCCGTCATGCCTTGGGCGGCCCCCATAGGCACCGGCAAAGGCCCGATCAACCCCCATGCCCTGCGCACCCTCAGAGAGCGCCTGGACGTGCCGATGATTGTGGACGCTGGTCTGGGGCTGCCCTCGCACGCCTGCCAAGTCATGGAATGGGGCTATGACGGCGTGCTGCTCAACACCGCCGTGGCGCTGGCCCAAAACCCGGCGCGCATGGCGCAGGCTTTTGCCAACGCCGTATCAGCAGGCCGAAACGCTTTCCTGGCAGGCACCATGCAAGCACAAGATAACGCCCAACCCAGCACACCGGTGCTGGGCACCCCTTTCTGGCATCAGACATGA
- a CDS encoding S1C family serine protease, with protein sequence MKHTFWIALCAGLLTWPLAWAQPDQALPTPTVQRIMQSVVSVQTRSDEQASTARTLGQQRLGSGVVIAPNTVLTIGYLLLEATTVDLIDHQGRTIPGQVRAVDTASGLGLIRALVPLRLEAVPLGDSDALPTPGKLWTLGQRESELTALELVSRRPFAAVWEYWLEAPLMTLPAVNNWSGAGLFDQRGQLVGIGSLLVQDVFGDQLPLAGNLYVPVNLIKDTLPDLLRQGKRLGPAPSWLGISSQALPGGGLSVLRVSPNSPAAQSGILVGDTLLALQGQALDNLPDFYQRLRALGPAGSNLTLSIRRQGQIRQIDLVTADRNQSLTRPSSI encoded by the coding sequence ATGAAACACACCTTCTGGATTGCGCTGTGCGCTGGATTGCTGACTTGGCCCCTGGCTTGGGCGCAGCCCGATCAGGCCCTGCCGACGCCCACCGTACAGCGCATCATGCAATCGGTCGTGAGCGTCCAGACCCGCAGCGACGAGCAGGCCAGCACTGCACGCACTCTGGGCCAACAAAGGCTCGGTTCAGGTGTGGTCATTGCCCCGAACACCGTGCTGACCATCGGCTACCTGCTGCTGGAAGCCACCACCGTGGACTTGATCGACCACCAGGGCCGAACCATCCCCGGACAGGTCAGGGCTGTGGATACCGCCAGCGGCTTGGGGCTGATCCGGGCTTTGGTGCCCTTGCGTCTGGAGGCCGTGCCCCTGGGCGACTCGGACGCCCTGCCCACCCCCGGCAAACTCTGGACGCTGGGTCAAAGGGAGTCCGAACTCACCGCCCTGGAGTTGGTGTCTCGTCGGCCTTTTGCGGCAGTGTGGGAGTATTGGCTAGAAGCGCCGCTGATGACCTTGCCCGCCGTGAACAACTGGAGCGGTGCCGGACTGTTTGACCAGCGTGGACAACTGGTGGGCATTGGCTCTTTGCTGGTGCAAGACGTGTTTGGCGACCAGTTGCCCCTGGCGGGCAACCTCTATGTCCCGGTCAATTTGATCAAGGACACCCTGCCGGACTTGTTGCGCCAGGGCAAACGTCTGGGGCCTGCACCGTCGTGGCTGGGCATCAGCAGCCAAGCTTTGCCCGGTGGCGGGTTGAGCGTGTTGCGGGTCTCACCCAACAGCCCGGCAGCACAAAGCGGCATCTTGGTGGGCGACACCCTGCTGGCCCTGCAAGGCCAGGCCCTGGACAACCTGCCCGACTTTTACCAGCGCCTGCGGGCACTGGGGCCAGCGGGCAGCAACCTGACATTGAGCATCCGTCGGCAAGGGCAAATTCGCCAAATTGACTTGGTCACCGCCGACCGGAACCAATCGCTCACGCGCCCCAGCAGCATTTGA
- a CDS encoding B12-binding domain-containing protein: MSAFGQGMNPQAMSSGSADTSGHQDECKRSLTEVIETQIIPRLVQAHRVAVPEANAPTEGPGISPKQLATFVALSKSSTNSETTQFIDELLHQGVTTDRLFLELIAPAARQLGVMWEQDLCDFTEVTCGLVRMHEITHRLGFEYQNGPQLGGDVQRIMLASAPGSQHFLGMTIVSDFFRKAGWDVVIEISLSEKELMHAVNNEWFDVIGISCATEAQLKTLPGLIRALKASSGNPEPGVLLGGPIFTVQQHDARSLGADGICIDVKEAVALAASFRSGPAARA; the protein is encoded by the coding sequence ATGTCCGCTTTTGGGCAAGGCATGAACCCGCAGGCCATGTCTTCGGGATCTGCCGACACCTCAGGCCATCAGGACGAATGCAAGCGGTCGCTGACCGAGGTGATTGAGACCCAGATCATCCCGCGCCTGGTCCAGGCGCATCGGGTGGCTGTGCCCGAGGCCAACGCACCCACTGAAGGCCCCGGCATATCACCCAAACAGCTTGCCACCTTTGTGGCCTTGAGCAAATCAAGCACCAACAGCGAAACCACGCAATTCATCGACGAACTGCTGCACCAGGGCGTGACCACCGACCGCCTTTTTCTGGAACTGATTGCCCCGGCCGCCCGACAACTGGGGGTGATGTGGGAACAAGACCTGTGCGACTTCACCGAAGTCACCTGCGGCTTGGTGCGTATGCACGAAATCACGCACCGCCTGGGCTTTGAATACCAAAACGGCCCGCAACTGGGGGGCGATGTGCAGCGCATCATGCTGGCTTCGGCTCCGGGCTCGCAACACTTTCTGGGCATGACCATCGTCTCCGATTTTTTCCGCAAAGCGGGCTGGGACGTCGTGATCGAGATATCGCTCAGCGAAAAAGAACTGATGCACGCGGTCAACAACGAGTGGTTTGACGTGATCGGCATCTCTTGCGCCACCGAAGCACAGCTCAAAACCCTGCCCGGTCTGATCCGCGCGCTCAAAGCCTCATCGGGCAACCCCGAACCGGGTGTCTTGCTGGGGGGTCCCATCTTCACGGTTCAGCAGCACGATGCCCGCAGCCTGGGCGCCGATGGCATCTGCATCGATGTGAAAGAGGCCGTGGCGCTGGCCGCTTCCTTCCGTTCAGGCCCTGCGGCGCGCGCCTGA